A stretch of the Planctomycetota bacterium genome encodes the following:
- a CDS encoding M12 family metallo-peptidase, translated as MPRMHATLCLVMLLLAATSGLATPQIRLLRTADQAANLGVIRIDADALRTARNMPPDEAFAVPGVWIGGQSLDLVLERMPLLAPDAVVVAAGPAGHEAPIDIGEVAIWRGRVEGVPGSHVFLSIADGSTVGRIELGAGRPAYAVSSVGGDPKAGGVALAAGEVAVFRTRVAGGLATPTLCGAAFPRLGLRDAAAANGPTPPPPPPPPVRGLHRARLAVECDFRFFELFGDARETAVYLIQVYGMVTDVTSRDLGVRLDLVYLRVWTTPDDPYSGGAGMPRDFPGVDYDIGQLMSGDKNARAGGAARLCGRDSWVAYGLGILPDPTNPTAFNQDFRIAAHEVGHNLGARHTHDEGVDACDDPLSTPRRGTLMSYCSQTFSGGSALTQGYFHTGVRQRVFDCNPLRLSLDCNNNFVPDADDIAAGTSADANANGVPDECEDCNANGTLDDADIAAGTSLDLNTNGVPDECEPDCNANGVPDEMDIRFAFSRDENGNAIPDECDADCNANGAADHAEINQNMALDIDRDGVLDECQDCDGDGIIDIDALGFAHNAWVAGSGDGLIKQYQYQTGVLRAEAGGGILDDPTDVLITSDGRVLVASAGDARVVEFDAAGGLVGELVAGGAGGLAYPTALHLARDGSLLVADREANAIRRYDPATGVPLGDFVPPNAAGLHMPHGMATGPDGNLFVTGEHIGVMEFDGGTGAFVGQFVEHGSGDLHHGRGMLFLPQGNGTHLLLVAENEANAILAFDGDTGAFLGLWHDGGDRWLVHPWGLRRGPDGDVYVSINRMHGRMPGGPTSGLHLTFPHLLRYDDRNGKLMFTYVQGVDARLDHPRGFDFVPGDATDCNLNRIPDSCDIAGGRSTDRNANGVPDECEALCYADCDGNGELELFDFLCFQNAFHDGDPAADCDGSGSLDLFDLLCFQNAFQDGCP; from the coding sequence ATGCCGAGGATGCACGCGACGCTCTGCCTTGTTATGTTGCTGCTGGCTGCGACCAGCGGCCTCGCCACGCCGCAGATCCGCCTCCTGCGTACCGCGGATCAGGCGGCGAATCTCGGGGTCATCCGCATCGACGCCGACGCGCTGCGTACCGCCCGCAACATGCCACCCGACGAGGCCTTCGCGGTGCCGGGCGTCTGGATCGGGGGCCAGTCGCTCGACCTCGTGCTGGAGCGGATGCCGCTGCTCGCCCCGGACGCCGTGGTCGTGGCCGCCGGCCCGGCCGGCCACGAGGCGCCGATCGACATCGGCGAGGTCGCGATCTGGCGCGGCCGCGTCGAGGGCGTCCCCGGCTCGCACGTCTTCCTGTCGATCGCCGATGGCTCGACCGTCGGCCGCATCGAGCTGGGCGCGGGCCGGCCGGCGTACGCAGTCTCGTCCGTCGGCGGAGACCCGAAGGCCGGCGGCGTGGCGCTTGCGGCGGGCGAGGTCGCGGTGTTCCGCACCCGCGTCGCCGGCGGGCTGGCGACGCCCACGCTCTGCGGAGCCGCCTTCCCGCGGCTCGGCCTCCGGGATGCCGCCGCCGCCAACGGGCCCACACCCCCGCCGCCGCCACCCCCGCCGGTGCGGGGCCTGCACCGCGCTCGGCTGGCGGTCGAGTGCGACTTCCGCTTCTTCGAGCTCTTCGGCGACGCCCGCGAGACCGCCGTGTACCTCATCCAGGTGTACGGCATGGTGACCGACGTCACCAGCCGCGACCTCGGCGTGCGGCTGGACTTGGTCTACCTCCGGGTGTGGACGACGCCGGACGATCCGTACTCCGGGGGCGCCGGCATGCCCCGCGACTTCCCGGGCGTGGACTACGACATCGGACAGCTCATGTCGGGCGACAAGAACGCCCGCGCGGGCGGCGCGGCACGGCTCTGCGGCCGCGATTCGTGGGTAGCCTACGGCCTCGGCATCCTGCCCGACCCGACCAACCCCACCGCGTTCAACCAGGACTTCCGCATCGCCGCCCACGAGGTCGGCCACAACCTCGGCGCCCGGCACACGCACGACGAGGGCGTCGACGCCTGCGACGATCCGCTCAGCACGCCGCGCCGCGGCACGCTGATGAGCTACTGCTCGCAGACCTTCAGCGGCGGGAGCGCCCTCACGCAGGGCTACTTCCACACCGGCGTGCGGCAACGGGTCTTCGACTGCAACCCCCTGCGCCTCTCGCTCGATTGCAACAACAACTTCGTGCCCGATGCAGACGACATCGCCGCGGGCACCAGCGCGGACGCCAACGCCAACGGCGTGCCCGATGAGTGCGAGGATTGCAACGCCAACGGCACCCTCGACGATGCCGACATCGCGGCGGGCACGAGCCTCGATCTCAATACCAATGGCGTGCCCGACGAGTGCGAGCCCGACTGCAACGCCAACGGCGTGCCGGACGAGATGGACATCCGCTTCGCCTTTAGTCGCGACGAGAATGGCAATGCCATCCCCGACGAGTGCGACGCCGACTGCAACGCCAATGGCGCCGCGGACCACGCCGAGATCAACCAGAACATGGCGCTGGACATCGATCGTGACGGTGTGCTGGACGAGTGCCAGGACTGCGACGGCGACGGCATCATCGACATCGACGCGCTCGGCTTTGCCCACAACGCGTGGGTCGCCGGCTCGGGCGACGGGCTCATCAAGCAATACCAGTACCAGACGGGCGTGCTGCGCGCCGAGGCCGGCGGCGGCATCCTGGACGATCCCACCGACGTGCTCATTACGTCCGATGGCCGCGTGCTCGTCGCCAGCGCGGGCGACGCCCGCGTCGTGGAGTTCGATGCCGCCGGCGGGCTCGTCGGCGAGCTCGTCGCCGGCGGCGCGGGCGGACTGGCCTACCCCACGGCGCTCCACCTGGCACGCGACGGCTCGCTGCTCGTCGCCGACCGTGAGGCCAACGCCATCCGCCGATACGACCCGGCGACCGGAGTACCACTCGGCGACTTCGTGCCGCCCAACGCCGCCGGCCTGCACATGCCCCACGGCATGGCCACCGGGCCCGACGGCAACCTCTTCGTGACGGGCGAGCACATCGGCGTCATGGAGTTCGACGGCGGCACCGGCGCATTCGTCGGCCAGTTCGTCGAACACGGCTCGGGCGACCTCCACCACGGCCGCGGCATGCTCTTCCTGCCCCAGGGCAACGGCACGCACCTGCTGCTGGTCGCCGAGAACGAGGCCAACGCCATCCTCGCATTCGACGGCGATACCGGCGCGTTCCTGGGGCTCTGGCACGACGGCGGCGATCGCTGGCTCGTGCATCCCTGGGGGCTCCGCCGCGGACCCGACGGCGACGTGTACGTGAGCATCAACCGCATGCACGGGCGGATGCCGGGCGGTCCGACCAGCGGCCTGCACCTGACCTTCCCGCACCTGCTCCGCTACGACGACCGCAACGGCAAGTTGATGTTCACCTACGTGCAGGGCGTCGACGCACGGCTCGATCATCCCAGGGGCTTCGACTTCGTGCCGGGCGACGCGACGGACTGCAACCTCAACCGCATCCCCGATTCCTGCGACATCGCCGGCGGCCGCAGCACCGATCGCAACGCCAACGGCGTGCCCGATGAGTGCGAAGCCCTCTGCTACGCCGACTGCGACGGCAACGGCGAACTCGAGCTCTTCGACTTCCTGTGCTTCCAGAACGCCTTCCACGACGGTGACCCTGCCGCCGACTGCGACGGCTCGGGAAGCCTCGACCTCTTCGACCTGCTCTGCTTCCAGAACGCATTCCAGGACGGGTGCCCGTAG
- the carA gene encoding glutamine-hydrolyzing carbamoyl-phosphate synthase small subunit: MTETGPSVRPAARPVARLALADGSIFAGAAFGAVDAAPVAAEVVFNTAMSGYQESLTDPSYRGQILVQTFPMVGIVGANERDMESGRVQASGLVVRELAGRHSNYRASMSLPEFLERYGVMGLAGVDTRALTRRIRSAGAMMGVLSADARASDLDLIRIAQDAGGMTGRNLAGEVSPAEATRPAADRLWRLSPPARIAQDEKLVVVALDCGAKRAIYDHLLARGCEVVAVPWDTPPDRLLAILEEEDAAGLFISNGPGDPAAVEATIEALRSILARREALPTFGICLGNQLLALAAGASTYKLKFGHRGANQPVLHAATGRVEITSQNHGFAVDRASVEAAGGEVTHVHLNDDTVAGFRLKGRPVFAVQHHPEASPGPHEAGYLFDEFVAAMRAARGAS; this comes from the coding sequence ATGACCGAGACCGGCCCCAGCGTTCGCCCCGCCGCCCGGCCCGTCGCTCGCCTTGCGCTCGCGGACGGATCGATATTCGCGGGCGCCGCGTTCGGCGCGGTGGATGCCGCCCCGGTCGCGGCCGAGGTGGTCTTCAACACCGCCATGTCGGGCTACCAAGAAAGCCTGACCGACCCGAGCTACCGCGGCCAGATCCTGGTGCAGACCTTCCCGATGGTCGGCATCGTGGGTGCCAATGAGCGGGACATGGAGAGCGGCCGCGTGCAGGCCTCGGGCCTGGTCGTGCGGGAGCTGGCCGGCCGGCACAGCAATTACCGCGCGAGCATGAGCCTGCCCGAATTTCTCGAGCGGTACGGCGTGATGGGCCTGGCCGGCGTCGACACGCGGGCGCTCACGCGGCGGATCCGATCGGCGGGCGCGATGATGGGCGTGCTGAGCGCCGACGCGCGGGCGAGCGACCTGGACCTCATCCGCATCGCGCAGGACGCCGGCGGCATGACGGGGCGCAACCTCGCCGGTGAGGTCAGCCCCGCCGAGGCGACGCGGCCGGCCGCCGATCGGCTGTGGCGGCTATCCCCGCCGGCACGAATCGCGCAGGACGAGAAGCTCGTCGTGGTCGCCCTGGATTGCGGCGCCAAGCGGGCGATCTACGACCACCTCCTCGCGCGCGGCTGCGAGGTCGTCGCCGTCCCTTGGGATACGCCGCCCGATCGGCTGCTGGCGATCCTGGAGGAGGAGGACGCCGCCGGCCTGTTCATCAGCAACGGCCCGGGCGACCCGGCCGCGGTGGAGGCGACCATCGAGGCGCTGCGGTCGATCCTGGCGCGGCGCGAGGCTCTGCCGACCTTCGGCATCTGCCTGGGCAACCAGCTGCTGGCGCTCGCGGCCGGTGCGTCGACCTACAAGCTCAAGTTCGGCCACCGTGGCGCGAATCAGCCCGTGCTGCACGCCGCCACGGGCCGGGTCGAGATCACCAGCCAGAACCACGGCTTCGCGGTGGATCGCGCATCGGTCGAGGCCGCCGGCGGCGAGGTGACGCACGTGCACCTCAACGACGACACGGTCGCGGGCTTCCGCCTCAAGGGCCGGCCCGTATTCGCGGTGCAGCACCACCCCGAGGCCAGTCCTGGCCCGCACGAGGCTGGTTACCTATTCGACGAGTTCGTGGCGGCGATGCGAGCGGCCCGCGGCGCGTCCTAG
- a CDS encoding rhodanese-like domain-containing protein — MSNHDATTSKPACPDIDDRGLPAGYPFKPAYEVCPSSARTMLADGQAILVDVRLAEEREIATLPGGHDEIHAPLHELNDHLDDIEDLARGRTILTFCHHGIRSIKAALALRGCGMDDSHSIAGGIDVWSMGVDTSVPRYTRDGAQCQVVPAGSPQGA, encoded by the coding sequence ATGAGCAACCACGACGCCACCACCAGCAAGCCCGCCTGTCCCGACATCGACGATCGTGGGCTGCCGGCGGGCTATCCCTTCAAGCCCGCCTACGAGGTGTGCCCATCGTCGGCACGAACCATGCTCGCCGATGGCCAGGCCATCCTCGTCGATGTCCGCCTGGCCGAGGAGCGGGAGATCGCCACGCTGCCGGGCGGACACGACGAGATCCACGCCCCGCTGCACGAGCTGAACGACCACCTGGACGACATCGAGGACCTGGCCCGCGGCCGCACCATCCTGACCTTCTGCCACCACGGCATCCGGTCGATCAAGGCGGCGCTCGCCCTCCGCGGCTGCGGCATGGACGACAGCCACTCCATCGCCGGCGGCATCGACGTCTGGTCCATGGGCGTCGACACCAGCGTGCCGCGGTACACCCGCGATGGCGCGCAGTGCCAGGTCGTGCCCGCCGGATCGCCGCAGGGCGCCTAG